Proteins encoded by one window of Metamycoplasma subdolum:
- the rpsR gene encoding 30S ribosomal protein S18: MARIVRKKPFVRRRPCQFCSPKNTLEKIDYKDEATLSKLVNLQGKILSSRITGTCAKHQRAVSLAIKRARFVAILPYIGSIRKDKDVKVEKTTHEHVQKANKEVKESVKAE, translated from the coding sequence ATGGCAAGAATAGTTCGTAAAAAACCTTTTGTTCGTAGACGTCCATGTCAATTCTGTTCACCTAAAAATACTTTAGAAAAAATTGATTACAAAGATGAAGCAACTTTATCAAAACTAGTTAATTTACAAGGTAAAATTCTTTCATCAAGAATTACCGGAACATGTGCAAAACACCAAAGAGCCGTTTCTTTAGCAATTAAAAGAGCAAGATTTGTAGCAATATTGCCTTACATTGGTTCAATAAGAAAAGATAAAGACGTTAAAGTTGAAAAAACTACACATGAACATGTGCAAAAAGCTAATAAAGAAGTTAAAGAATCAGTAAAAGCTGAATAA
- a CDS encoding single-stranded DNA-binding protein produces the protein MNKVILIGRLTNTPYKGMTTKEIEFSRFTIAVRRGYADANREPIIDFLPCVAWRKNAEFINKFLDKGSLILVEGTAQASRTKDANGQNVNNFWISAERVEPLETKTVADGRRKANTGELTLPSNVENGNSQNDDESPNENDGEFGGLNW, from the coding sequence ATGAATAAAGTTATTTTAATCGGTCGTTTAACTAACACTCCTTACAAAGGAATGACCACAAAAGAAATAGAATTTTCACGTTTTACAATCGCAGTAAGAAGAGGTTATGCTGATGCAAACAGAGAACCAATTATTGACTTTTTACCATGCGTAGCATGAAGAAAGAATGCAGAATTTATTAATAAATTTTTAGATAAAGGTTCATTAATTTTAGTTGAAGGCACTGCACAAGCATCAAGAACAAAAGATGCTAATGGTCAAAATGTTAACAACTTTTGAATTAGTGCTGAAAGAGTTGAACCTCTTGAAACTAAAACAGTTGCAGATGGCAGAAGAAAAGCAAACACTGGCGAATTAACTTTACCTTCAAATGTTGAAAATGGAAACAGCCAAAATGATGATGAATCACCAAATGAAAATGACGGTGAATTTGGCGGTTTAAACTGATAA